TCTGTAGTTGCCCTTCCGGGCCTCCGGTGTCTCTGGCAGGCTCATCGCCGCCCCCTGTTTCCGGGATGTCTGGGCGTTGTCTCTCACCCGACAATTTCAATATAAATTAAAAATCTGTGTTTTATCTGTACAAAACACATCATTATTCTATATATAAAACAGACGAATTAATAATTCGATCTCATGTTTTTTGTCTGTACAATATCTGGTTTTTACGGCTAAGGTGAATGTACCGAATACTTTTGGAGTTCAATAGGAGATGTACAAATGACAGTGGCAACTGTGGGAAGACCGAAGCGATCGCGACCTGTGGACAGGGTGAATTACAAACTTGATAGTGATTTGCGCGAGATATTGCAGCAAATTGCGGAGCGCAATGGACGCAATGAAGGCGCACAAGTTGAGCAATTGATCCTGTTCTATGAAGCGATCGAGCAGTTGAACAGTGAAGGAATTCCAATTCCGTTTAATGAAATCAATGCTCGTGTGCGGCAGATCTGGACAAAGTTAACCGAGAAAGACGGGGGCGATGAATAATGCAGGCAATCGCAGGAAAGCTTGAGTTAACAATCAAGATCAACGAACTCCCCAAATCCGTAACTGTTGAGAACGGGTGGAAAGAATTTTCTGTTAACTGCGACGGGCAAGTCGTCTTAATCACCGTCAGACCAAAAATCTGGAACAAAATCGAAGCCGCGAATGAGCAGTTCCCTTTGTGGGTGGCTGCGATCGCGGGTTCAATGGGCAAGAAAACTCAGAGCGGTTTTATCCTGGACAATCCCTCGATCCAGGTGTTTGAACGCAAGCCGAGGGAACCAAAGGATTGCTAGAGCACAACACGGCACAGTGACGATCAGGAAAATGACCGATCTCCCCCGTTTTGAGGCAGCGATCGTGTCGTTTCTCCCACATTTCCAGGCTTGCAACTGACAGCAGCACAAATTCTGAATGCGGCTTAGAACCGCTAACCAATCTCGATTCCACTACTCAGGCAACGTGAACATTTGTATCATCATCTGTAACTCTTGCGTATGATTTTTGACCCCAAAGTACAGCCCAATCAGAATACATTTGGGTACAGATGAGTACACACTTCTAAAAACACAATCGTCGTAATGCTGATTATAAGGGCGTTACACAATTCGCAATGCTAAGACGATCGCTCAATTGCACTTACAGCTGTTTTCTCAGGGCATCTTGTCAGACTTTGAAAATCAATGGCAAACTGCGTCTCAGTAATACTTAAGGACTTGGATTGATTCGCCATGCCTCAAGCATCACCTGATACGTTTCGATTGAAGACTGAACTACGAGATCGCCTGTTACAGACTTCAAGAGAGCAAAACATTCCCAAAAATCAAATCGCAAACGCAGCGATCGGAGCTTACTTAGACAAGCTTCAAAACGGAAGTTCCATAGCGTCGTAATAGAGTCAGGAGCCACAGTTATGAACAAGAAAAATCTAACTCGTGCTGAAATTCAAGCACAGTTGCATCACGAACAAGCATTGAACGTTGTATATCAACAGCGTAAGATGCAATTCTTTCGTGGCTTTGCAGATTCGTTTGAGCAGGTCGTTGAACGGTGGCGAAATAAAACGGCTGTTTGGGATGACTACCTCGTTTTAATTCGATTCCTGCCGGAAATGCTGCTTTACCGCTATGGTTTTGAGCAGTGTTTGTGTCATCCGGATCAAATTGCAGCGTACAGCGGACATATGAAATGGTACAGATCGCTGTCTGAATGGCTGAGCTATCTAGTTCCAGGGGACAAAAAAATTCCTGCTGAACTTTTGTTCTCTGACGAAATCCGAGTTAAACCAAGAGCCGAGCTTTCCAAAGCTGTTTT
The sequence above is a segment of the Cyanobacteria bacterium FACHB-DQ100 genome. Coding sequences within it:
- a CDS encoding fertility inhibition FinO-like protein; this encodes MQAIAGKLELTIKINELPKSVTVENGWKEFSVNCDGQVVLITVRPKIWNKIEAANEQFPLWVAAIAGSMGKKTQSGFILDNPSIQVFERKPREPKDC